A window of Gloeothece verrucosa PCC 7822 genomic DNA:
TTACAGATGGCGAAGCAGGATTAAGAGTTGTCAGACTTCTTGAAGCCGCTACACAGTCTATGAAAAAACAAGGTCAATTAGTAGAAATTAATTTAGTAGAGGTAGCCGCGTGATTCCTTTTATAAACTTAAAAGCCCAATATGTAAGCATTAAAGAGGAAATTAATGCTGTTGTTGCTAAAGTCTTAGAAAGTAGCCAATTTATATTAGGAGAAGAAGTATCAACTTTTGAGAAAGAATTTGCGGGTTACTGCGATGCAGATTACGGGATAGCTGTTAATAGTGGAACCAGTGCCCTCCATCTAGCTTTACTGGCGGCTGGTGTTGGTGCTGGTGACGAAGTGATCACAGTTCCCTTTACTTTTGTGGCTACAGTAGCAGCAATTTGTTATACAGGCGCTAGACCGGTTTTTGTCGATATTGATCCTGATTCTTACAACATAGATGTCACTCAAATTGAAAAAGCGATTACTGAACGGACAAAAGCTATTTTACCAGTGCATCTGTATGGCCAACCGGCAGATATGGAGCCAATTTTAAAGATAGCTCAACGACATAATTTAATTGTGATTGAAGATGCCGCTCAAGCTCATGGAGCAGAGTATAAAGGGCGAAGAGTTGGCAGTATGGGTGATTTAGGTTGTTTTAGTTTTTATCCGGGTAAAAATTTAGGCGCTTATGGCGAGGGAGGTATAGTTGTCACCAATAATCCCGAACTTGCTCATAAAATTTTTATGCTGAGAGACTGGGGACAAGAATATAAATATCACCACGTTCTCAAAGGTTACAATTATCGCATGGATGCGATACAGGGGGCTATTTTGCAGGTAAAATTATCCTACTTAGCTCAGTGGACTGAAGCAAGGAAAATACACGCGGCTTTCTATGAGCATCTTTTAGCAAATTCTGATTTAATAACTCCCAAAGTTAAAGATTTTAACAGTCATGTATATCATCTTTATGTAGTACGATCACCTCAAAGAGATCAACTCAAGCAAAGATTACAAGAACAAGAGATTTACACAGGCATTCATTACCCTATGCCGATTCACCGACTACCAGCTTATTTAGATTTAGGATATCAGTTAGGGGATTTTCCTCATTCCGAACAAGCAGCCAGAGAAGTTTTATCACTGCCTATGTATCCAGAATTGACTCCTACACAGATTACTCAAGTAGCTGAAAGCATACAGAAAGTCACGTTTAATAAGTAGGTGGACATAAATAAATATCTCTGTGTTAAAAAGTGTAAAATGCTTGAAATCCTTCACGGTTCTCTGTTCCCTGTTCCAAATCCGGTGTTCCCTTGTCACCCAGTTAACTTTATTTTTGTCTAGGTACTTAGTGAGGATTTTTAATGTCTAAATCAGCTAAAGGTAGAATAGCTAAAGCTGTACATGGTTTGCAAGACCTGAAGCTAGATCCAGAGCATGAACTAGGATTAGCTGAACATTTAAGTCATCAGTATAGCAATAATGCATTAATTGAATTATATGCTCGTTTTGCTATAGGGGATGGAGATTTTGATAAGTTGATGCGAAGAGTCATTTGGCGTGCGGTGGCGCGTAAATTCGGCCATAGCGTTCATATTGGGAGTGGTGTAGGGTTTCAACATTTAGAAACTTTTGAGATTGGAAATCAAGTGTTTATTGGTTCTCAAAGCTATATTCAGGGGAGATTTGATGGCAAATGTATCATTGGCAATCATGTTTGGATTGGACCTCAAAGTTATTTTGATGCTCGTGATCTGATTATTGAAGATTTTGTCGGTTGGGGACCAGGAGCAAAAGTGTTAGGGTCAACTCATACTGGATTACCGATTAATGTTCCTATTATTAAAACAGATTTAGAGATAAAACCCGTGAAAATAGAAACCGGAGCCGATATCGGAATGAATAGCGTTATTTTTCCTGGTATAACCATCGGTAAGGGTAGTATTGTCGGGGCTGGCTCTGTAGTTACAAAAGATGTGCCGCCTTTTGTGATCGTTGCCGGTGTGCCGGCTCGGTTTTTACGTTGGCGCGAAGGATACGAACCATTGGAGCATAAAAAAAATGCCAAATAGTCGAGTATTAATTACGGGGGGTGCAGGATTTATCGGCACACATTTAGCCGAACGCCTGAGCCAATATACTGAAGTTGTTCTATTTGATAGTTTTCGGCGCAATTCACTCTCGCTTATTCCTTCATTGAAAGAACATCCAAAGATCAAAGTTATATCAGGTGATGTACTCGATCCTTCTTCAATTCGTTTAGCACTAGATGGGGTAGATACCGTTATTCATCTTGCGGCTATCGCTGGTGTATCAAGTTATTATCAGGAATCACTGCAAACATTGCGGGTCAATATTCTTGGTACCTCTAACCTGCTCGAAGCGGCAGCCAAACAAAAGATCAAAATGTTTGTTCACTTTTCTACCAGTGAAATATATGGGTCTAATGCACTATGGGTTGATGAAGAATCACCCTACATAATTGGGTCTGTATCAGATAGACGGTGGGTTTATGCCACCAGTAAACTCGCTGGCGAGAATTTTAGTTTGCGATATGCCGAGGCCTTTGATTTCGCCTGTACAACGGTTAGACCATTTAACATCTACGGGCCAAGACAAGTAGGAGAAGGTGCCATCAGCAATTTTTGCCGCGCAATCTCGAGTGGCCAACCGATGAAAATTTATGGAGACGGCTCTGCGATACGCGCATGGTGCTATATATCTGATCTAGTTGATGCAGTAGAAATGATTCTAAAAATCCCCGATGCTGCTGGGCAAGCATTTAATATTGGCAATCCATCAGCAGTAGCAACCACCTTAGAATTAGCCCAACAAATGGCGAAAATTATACCAGAAGCAACGTTTAAATATGAACAGGTGAAACGCTCTGAAATTAAAGCACGTATTCCTTCGATCAACAAAGCTCAACAGTTATTAGGATACGAACCTAAAATCGGTCTTGAAACAGGATTACGTCGAACATTTGAATGGTTCAAGCAACAACAAGAGAAACGATTATGAAAATTACCGTTATTGGAGCAGGCAAGATGGGTTTACCATTAGCCTGTCAATTTGCTAACCAAGGAGCATCAGTAATTGTCTGCGATATTAGAACAGATATTGTTGAGACAATTAATAAAGGCATTTGTCCCATTGATGAACCCGGTATCCCAGATCTGTTAAGCTACGCTGTAGCCAATGGAACTTTACGAGCATCCACTGATACCACAGCCGCCGTCGCTGAGAGTCAAGTCATTGTTGTTATCGTCCCGGTTCTGCTAACACCTGATCGCGATGCTGATTTATCCATTATTGAGTCCGTCTCTTGGCAAATCGCTAAAGGACTCAAGCCGGGTGCAATGGTGTCTTATGAAACGACCTTACCGATTGGTGGTACTCGTCGCTTACTGCCTATACTGGAAAGCACTGGTCTAAAAGCCGGTGAAGATTTTCATTTAGTGTTTTCGCCAGAAAGAGTCAAGAGTCAGTTAGTTTTAAAACACTTAACACAAACCCCCAAGATTGTTGGAGGTATTAACCCCAAGGCGGCTGCATCGGCAGAAGCTTTTTATCAGCAATATCTTGACGCACCTGTTATTAATGTTGGGACTCTCGAAGCGGCTGAAATGGTTAAGCTGGCAGGAATGATTTATCGTGATGTTAATATTGCTCTTGCTAATGAACTTGAACATTATGCAAACGAAGTCGGTATAAATTTTCATGAGGTTATCCGCGCCGCTAATACAGATGGAGAAGCTTTGTTGCTATTTCCGGGTATTGGAGTTGGTGGACATTGCACACCTGTCTATCCTTATTTTTTATTGCGTGATAGTCAACGTCGAGGTCTTTCTGGTACGCTGGCCGAACAAGCACGTCAGATTAACGAATCTCAACCTGCTGTGATTCTGACTCGCTTGGAATGCCGGTGGGAATCGTTACAGGGTCACACAACTTTAATTTTAGGATTAGGATTTCGACCCCAGGTAAAAGAGCATATTTTTTCTCCTGCCTTTCAATTACGGGATGAACTGACCAAACGAGGCGCAAAAAAAGTCTATATTCATGATCCCCTGTACACCGATGATGAGATACGGGAGCAGGGTTTTGTCCCTTGTCAACTAACCGACCTCGAATTGCCAGAAGTTCTAATTTTAAACACCTCTCACTCGGTCTACTATGAACTAAACTTTCAAGAGCTTGCTAAAAAAGGTGTTAAAGTAATCGTGGATGGCCGGGCTTTGTGGGATGCTAACAAGATTCGCAGCGCAGGGTTAGTTTATATTGGGATAGGTAGGCCATGAGTCATAAGCAATTAACTAATCAACCCAAGACCATACCGCTTGCTAAACCCTGGTTAGGAGAACCCGAAGCGGAGGCGGCTAAACGAGTTATTCTAT
This region includes:
- a CDS encoding DegT/DnrJ/EryC1/StrS family aminotransferase, which gives rise to MIPFINLKAQYVSIKEEINAVVAKVLESSQFILGEEVSTFEKEFAGYCDADYGIAVNSGTSALHLALLAAGVGAGDEVITVPFTFVATVAAICYTGARPVFVDIDPDSYNIDVTQIEKAITERTKAILPVHLYGQPADMEPILKIAQRHNLIVIEDAAQAHGAEYKGRRVGSMGDLGCFSFYPGKNLGAYGEGGIVVTNNPELAHKIFMLRDWGQEYKYHHVLKGYNYRMDAIQGAILQVKLSYLAQWTEARKIHAAFYEHLLANSDLITPKVKDFNSHVYHLYVVRSPQRDQLKQRLQEQEIYTGIHYPMPIHRLPAYLDLGYQLGDFPHSEQAAREVLSLPMYPELTPTQITQVAESIQKVTFNK
- a CDS encoding NAD-dependent epimerase/dehydratase family protein, whose product is MPNSRVLITGGAGFIGTHLAERLSQYTEVVLFDSFRRNSLSLIPSLKEHPKIKVISGDVLDPSSIRLALDGVDTVIHLAAIAGVSSYYQESLQTLRVNILGTSNLLEAAAKQKIKMFVHFSTSEIYGSNALWVDEESPYIIGSVSDRRWVYATSKLAGENFSLRYAEAFDFACTTVRPFNIYGPRQVGEGAISNFCRAISSGQPMKIYGDGSAIRAWCYISDLVDAVEMILKIPDAAGQAFNIGNPSAVATTLELAQQMAKIIPEATFKYEQVKRSEIKARIPSINKAQQLLGYEPKIGLETGLRRTFEWFKQQQEKRL
- a CDS encoding nucleotide sugar dehydrogenase; translation: MKITVIGAGKMGLPLACQFANQGASVIVCDIRTDIVETINKGICPIDEPGIPDLLSYAVANGTLRASTDTTAAVAESQVIVVIVPVLLTPDRDADLSIIESVSWQIAKGLKPGAMVSYETTLPIGGTRRLLPILESTGLKAGEDFHLVFSPERVKSQLVLKHLTQTPKIVGGINPKAAASAEAFYQQYLDAPVINVGTLEAAEMVKLAGMIYRDVNIALANELEHYANEVGINFHEVIRAANTDGEALLLFPGIGVGGHCTPVYPYFLLRDSQRRGLSGTLAEQARQINESQPAVILTRLECRWESLQGHTTLILGLGFRPQVKEHIFSPAFQLRDELTKRGAKKVYIHDPLYTDDEIREQGFVPCQLTDLELPEVLILNTSHSVYYELNFQELAKKGVKVIVDGRALWDANKIRSAGLVYIGIGRP
- a CDS encoding acyltransferase, producing MSKSAKGRIAKAVHGLQDLKLDPEHELGLAEHLSHQYSNNALIELYARFAIGDGDFDKLMRRVIWRAVARKFGHSVHIGSGVGFQHLETFEIGNQVFIGSQSYIQGRFDGKCIIGNHVWIGPQSYFDARDLIIEDFVGWGPGAKVLGSTHTGLPINVPIIKTDLEIKPVKIETGADIGMNSVIFPGITIGKGSIVGAGSVVTKDVPPFVIVAGVPARFLRWREGYEPLEHKKNAK